One Stigmatopora nigra isolate UIUO_SnigA chromosome 1, RoL_Snig_1.1, whole genome shotgun sequence DNA segment encodes these proteins:
- the LOC144206651 gene encoding uncharacterized protein LOC144206651 isoform X1 yields the protein MAIHKQSFKSFDALLDYRPQKVSLPFGVRKITTPTRIIRHLEQQDGDCCLCSDGRQPKPVNMKFANKHQTVWPYHSPSPPQADSLPMFASHHLAHRHRRILLVKNTEPGMQKHIELSQRSIKSMRSFLEEVSDVMRFHVLKIYTTEGRRIDNVQSLMVCPGVLVCAGREALNSMLLKILGKGSNGTLPDISNKSPVFYTGTPGNGTQSPSIQEAKSSPHGAQSRAIECSEGQESKNTVNFGLETKKSIIHPRSDSSTRSTRFSLSSEKYFGNGIGAHSQHRPSIMNDDIEKRVLVNKDGSLSVEMRVRFYPRNNETLKWSTQIGKTPSLRSDYYPPSNAYLTDLQNGQLENHSHCATFNRDYLDNDNQSLHHALDVNQSLYGGQMYEQEYNVWENPMHNQEQHPISPLYASHTHTTIRHTHSSSSSSSSSCHSMRVMHCPAKFASFGRGSDSDQNQLVKKETCVMEHMDHGVVVGQNEDTNIQVCEMSRCSSCSEVGKLNANLSSACERSVMDEPMEQVNHPLSIRIRHSSHVQLALKEDRYLNNLPLSVLQCSHVRELSSNDQAHDNQSISNLTEVDNPEDQDNNESWSGSETAATDQNLSISVNRTSCCSTNILKQTNENVSVKGIVKASSGNYNPSGMSSVCLNCGGYQWIATTNNESFKRSSKRSCHILQAALNPTSHFKTEDIAFYFAKNDIFSTQSIQTNLTEHRSSVGNVLETMSSAISRRSSPESTERDLERLSEMSKKCSSNNATTEKNMKSSLKATMSGESIKSLNSNFTGTVERCKVVDGVICHHIKTKRSSSKSSVEKTVLEDTSSRFLNCLFAKSNDYIKFSKKKRPISVPSTKSSKSYISAKSELFCQKSTDSQSAKDETLVVKLIEKQEKSDISQEKTQIEDDNNCKVAKERATSRLHKRICSSQSYLKKVSGESPRNSYEVRGQTALSAHSVTSKSGSCKCSVVASTTAEGKRKGSGKENQAKEENDEMELHEVDISRCKKKLLINSCGSIELGLPNSQQMYDAERGTSFMSFHTNNHNKDRVRSKTLNAQLMLSDKSKVSNIEELSSNVEDPQVDNSCGSPISSKDSKSDNGERMSSSLSLVVKNSKFNQQIVNVTNINPEEDGSKNSASTAISIKAPCHLAVDTKVNDLKLNKEGTVEVTGSGNVQSVKTSSFAKNEILFKTLGQANIRLCSKETCGGSAMSTAKLKVMKDGHQSYQESSKAIKDSNKQHREKSKIKGSLRDQRETTYVTPACLPNASPCEVVSDWLRSIPVSSVMIAPYEFIEDGKKVLVNDVCEKTKEQHIEEDRLDNMEKAEGDKKEGCTATDEGNSTDLAKGVGLAKSSSQINSPLCRNVSKDWHSAAAVMKILLSSSLGRCRSLPEVSPVYGRRLTTSARGLLHCLAQLQLIEPLGCQSCKQHENNNCHFGDVTAIPQSLCLTEPRNIENRSIGKDLGTPPRSSSGVGMSSGSGSSGKEHDNQEADEALTKESLHEHEVVGNVLKERTIPQTLEFKAEVGLEEQTLLSEDQRQVISNLESPKNVNFTASDKSSNTSSTPQPRQLQLEMSNKLPLDAEQVWILDLLKKLEKEFMNHYIDAMTEFKVHWDLGDSFILDTMIIELKDEMSSRTQSSIRHEMSEIQNRSGRIDRCPRPPKEVNLSREFTMTEKRRRMLKIMKNQSVKTADSFSDGEMIPKLSDQQSNEDYCPCDACTRKKITAQPLIMNPVAAEAPVMMEFDLLKILQLKKTPENVLRVVPTDRCSEYENVVLEEVRSLEVVQEEEEEEEESSEDFKTALKMAIIRERQDSKDDAKTREEIVANNYDKEKSQNEKVNEGVIAGRSCHRADGKEEESKVTEYITNNVKSTLQEESRLANVSGRADGEDEMQENGGAQESQEKDKSSHKRPIVQPGTSATF from the exons ATGGCCATCCATAAGCAGAGCTTCAAAAGCTTTGATGCCCTGCTGGATTACCGTCCACAAAAG gtGTCACTTCCATTTGGTGTGCGGAAAATAACCACTCCCACACGCATCATCAGACATCTGGAGCAACAAGACGGTGACTGTTGCCTCTGCTCTGACGGGCGCCAGCCTAAACCAGTCAACATGAAATTTGCTAATAAACACCAAACGGTTTGGCCCTATCACTCCCCCTCTCCCCCACAAGCAGATTCCTTGCCGATGTTTGCATCTCATCATCTAGCTCACAGGCATCGACGTATTCTTTTGGTTAAAAACACTGAGCCTGGGATGCAAAAACATATAGAACTGAGCCAGAGGTCAATTAAAAGTATGAGGTCCTTTCTTGAGGAGGTTTCTGACGTGATGCGGTTCCAtgtcctaaaaatatataccacAGAGGGACGCAGG ATTGACAATGTTCAAAGTCTGATGGTCTGCCCTGGAGTTTTGGTGTGTGCTGGAAGAGAGGCCTTAAATTCTATGCTGTTAAAGATTCTGGGAAAGGGCTCAAATGGAACACTTCCTGATATAAGCAACAAGTCCCCTGTGTTTTATACCGGGACACCGGGAAATGGGACTCAATCCCCCAGTATTCAAGAAGCCAAATCATCCCCTCATGGAGCTCAGTCCAGAGCCATTGAGTGCAGTGAGGGGCAGGAGAGCAAAAACACTG TTAACTTTGGTCTGGAAACAAAAAAGAGCATCATCCACCCTCGGTCTGATTCATCAACTCGCTCGACTCGATTTTCTTTGTCCTCGGAGAAGTATTTTGGAAATGGTATAGGAGCACACTCACAACACAGACCATCTATTATGAATGATGATATTGAAAAGCGTGTTCTGGTCAACAAGGACGGGAGTCTCTCCGTGGAGATGAGGGTGCGTTTTTACCCCCGCAATAATGAGACATTAAAGTGGTCAACGCAAATCGGAAAGACACCCTCTCTGAGAAGTGACTACTACCCACCAAGCAATGCTTACCTTACTGACTTACAAAATGGGCAATTAGAAAACCACTCTCATTGTGCAACATTTAACAGGGATTATTTAGACAATGACAATCAATCACTCCATCATGCATTGGATGTAAATCAGTCCCTCTATGGCGGCCAGATGTATGAGCAGGAGTACAACGTCTGGGAAAACCCAATGCACAATCAAGAGCAGCACCCTATCTCACCTCTATATGCAAGCCACACTCACACTACAATTAGACACACGCattcctcttcctcatcctcatcctcatcgtGTCATTCGATGAGAGTAATGCATTGCCCCGCAAAATTCGCCAGCTTTGGAAGAGGTTCCGATTCAGACCAGAATCAActtgttaaaaaagaaacatgtgTGATGGAACATATGGACCACGGAGTAGTTGTAGGGCAGAATGAAGACACTAACATCCAGGTGTGTGAGATGAGCAGGTGCTCCAGCTGCAGTGAAGTGGGTAAACTGAATGCCAACCTGAGCTCTGCTTGTGAGAGGTCAGTCATGGATGAGCCAATGGAACAAGTGAATCACCCACTATCCATCAGAATCAGGCATTCTTCGCATGTACAGCTGGCATTAAAAGAAGACCGATATCTTAACAACTTGCCACTGAGCGTTTTACAGTGCTCCCATGTAAGGGAGCTATCTTCAAATGATCAAGCACACGACAATCAGTCAATCAGCAACTTGACTGAAGTCGACAATCCAGAGGACCAAGATAATAATGAAAGTTGGTCAGGAAGTGAAACAGCTGCAACAGATCAAAATCTTAGCATCAGTGTAAATAGAACCTCTTGCTGCTCCACCAATATtttgaaacaaacaaatgagAATGTATCAGTAAAGGGCATTGTTAAAGCTTCATCTGGCAACTACAACCCATCTGGAATGTCAAGTGTTTGTCTTAATTGTGGTGGCTACCAATGGATAGCCACCACTAATAACGAAAGCTTCAAGAGGTCTTCAAAGAGATCATGCCATATTCTTCAAGCCGCTTTGAACCCAACTTCACATTTTAAAACCGAAGATATAGCATTTTACTTtgcaaaaaatgatattttttccacACAATCCATTCAAACAAACCTCACGGAACATAGATCATCTGTAGGTAATGTACTGGAAACGATGTCCAGTGCCATTTCCAGAAGATCCAGTCCTGAGTCAACAGAAAGGGATCTAGAAAGACTGTCTGAAATGTCCAAGAAATGTTCCTCCAATAATGCcacaactgaaaaaaacatgaaaagcaGCTTGAAGGCTACAATGTCGGGTGAGTCCATTAAGTCTCTCAATTCGAATTTCACTGGAACAGTTGAAAGATGTAAAGTGGTAGATGGAGTAATCTGTCaccatataaaaacaaaacgcTCTTCATCAAAGTCTTCAGTTGAAAAGACAGTCCTGGAGGACACAAGCAGTAGATTTCTAAATTGtctttttgcaaaatctaatgATTATATAAAGTTTAGCAAAAAGAAGAGACCTATTAGTGTTCCCTcaacaaaatcatcaaaatcGTATATATCAGCAAAGTCAGAACTATTTTGCCAGAAGAGCACAGACAGCCAAAGTGCAAAAGATGAGACACTGGTGGTAAAACTGATTGAAAAGCAAGAAAAATCAGATATTAGTcaggaaaaaacacaaatagaagATGATAACAACTGTAAGGTAGCTAAAGAAAGGGCAACGAGTCGTTTGCACAAGAGAATATGCTCATCCCAGTCATATCTGAAGAAAGTAAGCGGTGAATCACCGAGGAATTCTTATGAGGTAAGAGGACAGACTGCACTATCAGCTCATTCAGTAACTTCCAAATCTGGAAGTTGTAAATGCTCGGTTGTAGCATCTACAACAGCAGAGGGGAAGAGGAAGGGGTCGGGGAAAGAAAACCAAGCAAAGgaagaaaatgatgaaatggaACTACATGAAGTGGACATTTCAAGATGTAAAAAGAAACTGCTTATAAACTCATGTGGCTCTATAGAACTTGGGTTGCCTAATAGCCAGCAAATGTATGATGCAGAAAGAGGCACATCTTTCATGTCATTTCACACTAACAATCACAACAAGGACAGAGTGAGATCAAAAACTCTGAATGCCCAGTTAATGTTATCTGATAAGTCCAAAGTCTCTAATATTGAAGAACTAAGCTCTAATGTGGAGGACCCACAAGTTGACAATTCTTGTGGCAGTCCAATCTCAAGCAAAGACAGTAAAAGTGACAATGGCGAGAGAATGTCATCGTCACTGTCATTGGTTGTTAAAAATTCTAAGTTCAATCAGCAAATTGTCAATGTAACCAATATTAATCCTGAAGAAGACGGCTCTAAAAATTCTGCAAGTACAGCAATAAGCATCAAGGCACCTTGTCATTTGGCAGTTGATACAAAAGTAAATGATTTGAAGCTAAATAAGGAAGGCACTGTTGAAGTGACTGGCAGTGGCAATGTCCAATCTGTGAAAACATCcagttttgcaaaaaatgaaattttgttCAAGACCTTAGGACAAGCAAACATTAGACTCTGCAGTAAAGAGACATGTGGTGGAAGTGCCATGTCTACCGCTAAACTCAAAGTCATGAAAGATGGACATCAATCTTATCAGGAGTCGAGCAAGGCTATTAAAGATAGCAACAAACAGCATAGGgagaaaagcaaaataaaaggaaGTCTAAGAGATCAGCGAGAAACAACTTACGTGACCCCTGCTTGTCTACCCAACGCATCCCCTTGTGAAGTAGTAAGTGATTGGTTGCGAAGCATTCCTGTTAGCAGTGTTATGATCGCTCCTTATGAGTTCATTGAGGATGGCAAGAAAGTGCTGGTTAATGATGTCTGTgaaaaaacaaaggaacaaCATATTGAAGAGGATAGGTTAGACAATATGGAGAAAGCTGAAGGTGACAAGAAAGAAGGATGCACAGCAACAGATGAAGGAAACAGTACAGATCTTGCTAAAGGTGTTGGATTAGCAAAATCATCCTCCCAGATCAACTCCCCATTGTGtagaaatgtatcaaaagaTTGGCACTCCGCAGCTGCAGTGATGAAGATTCTTCTCAGCTCCTCACTGGGACGATGTAGAAGCCTGCCTGAG GTATCTCCAGTTTATGGCCGGAGACTAACCACATCAGCCAGGGGCCTCCTGCACTGTCTGGCCCAGCTCCAACTCATTGAGCCCTTGGGATGTCAAAGTTGCAAGCAACATGAGAACAATAACTGTCATTTTGGTGATGTTACAGCCATTCCTCAATCCCTTTGCCTCACAGAACCTAGGAACATTGAGAACAGGAGTATCGGCAAAGATCTAGGGACACCACCAAGGTCCTCCTCAGGGGTTGGCATGAGCAGTGGCTCTGGTAGCTCAGGGAAGGAACATGACAATCAAGAAGCAgatgaagcactcactaaaGAGTCTTTGCATGAGCATGAGGTTGTGGGGAATGTTTTAAAGGAAAGAACAATACCACAAACCTTGGAATTTAAAGCTGAGGTAGGTTTAGAAGAACAAACTTTGCTCAGTGAAGATCAAAGGCAAGTTATTTCAAATCTGGAAagtccaaaaaatgtcaactttacaGCATCTGACAAAAGCTCTAACACTAGCTCAACACCACAACCAAGACAGTTACAACTGGAAATGTCAAATAAACTGCCCCTAGATGCTGAGCAAGTCTGGATCTTGGACCTTCTAAAGAAGTTGGAGAAGGAATTTATGAATCATTACATCGATGCCATGACAGAGTTCAAAGTCCATTGGGACCTTGGTGACAGCTTCATTTTGGACACGATGATAATAGAGCTGAAAGATGAGATGAGCAGCAGAACCCAAAGCAGTATTAGGCATGAAATGAGTGAAATTCAGAATCGATCTGGTCGAATAGACAGGTGCCCACGACCTCCAAAGGAGGTAAATCTGTCCAGAGAATTTACCATGACAGAGAAGCGCCGACGAATGCTGAAg ataATGAAGAATCAGTCAGTCAAAACTGCTGACTCCTTTAGTGATGGGGAGATGATACCCAAGCTTAGTGACCAACAAAGTAACGAAGATTACTGCCCTTGTGATGCTTGTACACGCAAGAAAATTACAGCACAGCCTCTCATAATGAACCCGGTGGCAGCTGAAGCTCCAGTAATGATGGAGTTTGATCTCCTCAAGATACTTCAACtcaaaaaaacaccagaaaatGTTCTGAGAGTTGTGCCTACAGATAGGTGCAGCGAGTATGAAAATGTTGTCTTAGAGGAGGTGAGGAGTTTGGAAGTTGtgcaggaagaagaggaggaggaggaagaatcAAGTGAAGATTTTAAGACCGCTTTAAAGATGGCAATTATACGTGAAAGACAGGACTCTAAAGATGATGCCAAAACAAGGGAGGAGATTGTTGCTAATAATTATGATAAAGAGAAGTCGCAGAATGAGAAGGTAAATGAAGGAGTGATTGCTGGAAGAAGTTGTCACAGAGCAGATGGAAAGGAGGAAGAGAGTAAAGTTACAGAGTACATTACAAATAACGTAAAATCGACACTTCAGGAAGAAAGCAGACTCGCCAATGTTTCAGGAAGAGCTGATGGTGAAGATGAGATGCAGGAGAATGGTGGGGCCCAAGAATCTCAGGAAAAAGACAAGTCGTCACACAAAAG